Proteins from a single region of Ensifer adhaerens:
- a CDS encoding class I SAM-dependent methyltransferase translates to MRQFQTVFDGQSLITPKAMADEFVSPRGERHDEQLSIGKAELAVILRIAQEQFLQGTHPAKIIDRLATALHETRAKFHPNVWQELIPIAQAHPVSEYFLQDPFTRWSFDKPRGYSGDAQLLDFIYGHASVAKEIERASPTGRALYDYTKDASSSVAVRERRDLLTRHVDEIAASRGSQAEILTIAAGHLREANRSVALEEHRIKRWVALDQDPLSVGSISRDFTGTCIEAVDGSVRSLLGRDQKLGKFDFIYAAGLYDYLADKVAIKLTHRCLQMLKPNGVFLFANFAQDIGVDGYMETFMNWALLLRSEADMWNIIHKSAGKAAIDARVQFGANRNIVYGIIQKHS, encoded by the coding sequence GTGCGCCAATTTCAAACGGTTTTCGACGGTCAAAGCCTCATTACTCCCAAGGCGATGGCCGATGAGTTCGTTTCGCCGAGGGGCGAGCGGCACGACGAACAGCTCTCGATCGGCAAGGCCGAGCTCGCAGTGATTCTCAGAATTGCTCAGGAGCAGTTCCTGCAGGGAACGCACCCGGCGAAGATTATCGACCGGCTTGCAACTGCCCTCCATGAAACCCGGGCCAAGTTCCACCCGAACGTTTGGCAGGAGCTGATACCGATCGCCCAGGCGCACCCGGTGTCGGAGTACTTCCTCCAGGACCCGTTCACCCGATGGTCCTTCGATAAGCCCCGGGGATACTCCGGCGACGCGCAATTGCTCGACTTCATCTACGGCCATGCAAGCGTCGCCAAGGAGATCGAGCGGGCATCGCCCACCGGGCGAGCGCTCTACGACTACACCAAGGACGCATCCTCCTCGGTAGCGGTGCGCGAGCGTCGCGACCTCCTGACCCGTCACGTCGACGAGATCGCGGCCAGCCGCGGTTCCCAGGCGGAAATTCTCACGATTGCCGCTGGCCACCTGCGCGAAGCCAATCGCTCGGTGGCGCTTGAGGAGCATCGGATCAAGCGCTGGGTGGCGCTCGATCAGGATCCGCTCAGCGTCGGTTCAATCAGCCGCGACTTCACTGGCACCTGCATCGAAGCCGTTGACGGCTCCGTGCGCAGCCTGCTTGGCCGTGATCAGAAGCTCGGCAAGTTCGACTTCATCTATGCTGCCGGCCTCTACGACTACCTTGCCGACAAGGTGGCCATAAAGCTGACCCATCGCTGCCTGCAGATGCTGAAGCCGAACGGTGTCTTCCTGTTTGCCAATTTTGCCCAGGATATCGGCGTCGACGGCTACATGGAGACCTTCATGAACTGGGCACTTCTGCTGCGCTCGGAGGCGGACATGTGGAACATCATCCACAAGAGCGCGGGCAAGGCCGCCATCGATGCGCGTGTGCAGTTCGGCGCCAACCGCAACATCGTCTACGGCATCATCCAGAAGCATTCCTGA
- a CDS encoding TetR/AcrR family transcriptional regulator: MRKVDPEKHAAKRRQILDAAITCFARKGFHGTSTAEICAEAGMSPGNLFHYFPTKHTIIAAIVEEERQETAEIFRKLGEAEDLFAALLGFMDTILELADDPIYSSLALEIAAEAMRDERIGTLAAANDAELQGALAALLRGAASRDQIDRTVDSDGAARWIAAIIDGIFSRVAVDPGFKPKNEGAMLRLLLTRFLRPQG; the protein is encoded by the coding sequence ATGCGCAAGGTCGATCCCGAGAAACACGCCGCCAAACGTCGACAGATCCTCGATGCAGCAATCACCTGTTTTGCGCGCAAGGGATTCCACGGCACGTCGACTGCCGAAATCTGTGCCGAGGCAGGCATGAGCCCGGGCAATCTTTTCCATTATTTTCCGACCAAGCACACCATTATCGCGGCGATCGTGGAGGAAGAACGTCAAGAAACGGCGGAGATCTTCCGAAAATTGGGTGAAGCCGAAGACCTCTTCGCCGCCCTGCTCGGTTTCATGGACACCATTCTCGAGCTCGCAGACGATCCGATCTATTCGAGCCTGGCGCTCGAAATCGCCGCAGAAGCGATGCGTGACGAGCGGATCGGTACGCTCGCCGCCGCCAATGACGCAGAGCTTCAGGGAGCGCTTGCGGCGCTGCTGCGGGGTGCGGCAAGCCGAGATCAGATCGATCGGACCGTGGATTCAGACGGTGCTGCCCGATGGATCGCCGCGATCATCGACGGCATCTTCAGCCGGGTGGCAGTAGACCCCGGTTTCAAGCCGAAGAACGAGGGCGCAATGCTGCGGCTTCTCCTCACCCGGTTTCTGCGTCCTCAGGGCTGA
- a CDS encoding putative bifunctional diguanylate cyclase/phosphodiesterase has protein sequence MKHTLADVVDIDLHKQPHRPHLAELQTLYRMEGEAGRRAATRQGLWVAVAVYLMFFATDMLLIPDVAFYTVLARLVVGIGALLTFEILYRIKARTKWLDGTCAGALVFGYIGWLVPAMMTADIGSMSYYMIFGAIFMMGANLFFSFRFRLSVVASGIVLTTFFIALSFFSAHDPAFLIAFGTFYVSCFVFTSYVNWKLNRERYKVFLNAFEAKIQQNEASERGMALLRLSNTDPLTGLDNRRAIDQQLRDYWNDWQKLGKNFAAMLIDVDFFKKYNDCYGHQEGDRCLVLVANALGEAIKDYNGSLGRYGGEEFIVLARLDTLDEAAELAEVICRTVENMRLVHEQRRDGVSIVTVSVGAAFTRNQTGAKLEKIIHEADRALYAAKASGRNCAKLFDPNDPQSSDESENIAALLKIAVDQNLVSLVYQPIRNVMTGEVEAVEALMRLTMLDGTSVPPSLFIPVAERTGAILDLGRWAIKTVCHELLVDNHIPLVSVNVSPIQLKTPGFATSVAAILGETGVAGSRLAFEITEGLEMEMHSGILRCISDLETLGIRIWLDDFGTGFAGLSWLRLIDFDTVKVDRSFLHDCNTPKGRAMLQDIIGLVRNRGHKILIEGVETDEQLALMRRFRIDQVQGFHVGRPAPAETFRTPPDKPRMPLRNSARS, from the coding sequence ATGAAGCACACGTTGGCCGACGTAGTTGACATCGACCTACACAAGCAGCCGCACAGGCCGCATCTGGCTGAGCTTCAGACACTCTATCGAATGGAGGGCGAGGCTGGCCGGCGTGCGGCGACGAGACAGGGCCTCTGGGTCGCGGTTGCCGTCTATCTGATGTTTTTCGCGACCGACATGCTGCTGATCCCCGATGTCGCCTTCTATACAGTTCTGGCGCGCCTCGTCGTCGGCATTGGCGCACTTTTGACCTTCGAGATCCTGTATCGCATCAAGGCCCGAACCAAGTGGCTCGACGGCACCTGCGCCGGCGCACTGGTCTTCGGCTACATCGGCTGGCTCGTGCCTGCGATGATGACGGCCGACATCGGCAGCATGTCCTACTACATGATCTTCGGCGCGATCTTCATGATGGGCGCCAATCTCTTCTTCAGCTTCCGTTTCCGCCTCTCGGTCGTCGCCTCCGGGATCGTGTTGACGACGTTCTTCATCGCTCTGTCGTTCTTTTCCGCGCACGACCCTGCCTTTCTGATCGCCTTCGGGACCTTTTACGTCTCCTGTTTCGTCTTCACCTCCTATGTAAACTGGAAGCTCAACCGCGAGCGCTACAAGGTTTTCCTCAACGCCTTCGAGGCGAAGATCCAGCAGAACGAGGCCTCGGAACGCGGCATGGCGCTCCTGCGGCTATCCAACACCGACCCCCTGACCGGCCTGGACAACCGCCGTGCCATCGACCAGCAGCTGCGCGACTATTGGAACGATTGGCAGAAGCTCGGAAAGAACTTCGCCGCCATGCTGATCGACGTTGATTTCTTCAAGAAGTACAATGACTGCTATGGCCATCAGGAAGGCGATCGCTGCCTGGTGCTGGTCGCAAATGCGCTTGGCGAGGCGATCAAGGACTACAACGGATCGCTCGGCCGCTATGGCGGCGAGGAGTTCATCGTTCTTGCCCGCCTGGACACTCTGGATGAGGCAGCCGAGCTCGCCGAGGTCATCTGCCGTACTGTCGAGAACATGCGGCTGGTGCATGAGCAGCGCCGCGACGGCGTCTCCATCGTCACCGTCAGCGTCGGCGCCGCCTTCACGCGCAATCAGACCGGGGCCAAGCTCGAAAAGATCATCCACGAGGCCGACCGTGCGCTCTATGCCGCCAAGGCCAGCGGCCGAAACTGCGCGAAGCTGTTCGACCCGAACGACCCGCAAAGCAGCGACGAAAGCGAGAACATTGCCGCGCTTCTGAAGATCGCGGTCGATCAGAACCTGGTGTCGCTCGTCTACCAGCCGATCAGGAACGTGATGACCGGTGAGGTTGAGGCCGTGGAGGCCCTGATGCGGCTGACGATGCTGGACGGCACGTCGGTTCCGCCGAGCCTTTTCATTCCGGTTGCCGAGCGAACCGGCGCCATTCTCGACCTCGGCCGCTGGGCGATCAAGACCGTCTGCCACGAGCTGCTCGTCGACAACCATATCCCGCTCGTCAGCGTCAACGTCTCGCCGATCCAGCTGAAGACCCCGGGTTTTGCCACCTCGGTCGCCGCGATCCTTGGCGAGACCGGCGTGGCCGGCAGCCGTCTTGCCTTCGAGATCACCGAAGGGCTCGAAATGGAGATGCATTCGGGCATCCTGCGCTGCATCAGCGACCTCGAAACGCTGGGCATCAGGATATGGCTGGATGACTTCGGTACGGGCTTTGCCGGACTCTCCTGGCTGCGCCTGATCGATTTCGATACCGTGAAGGTCGACCGTTCGTTCCTGCACGATTGCAATACCCCCAAGGGGCGCGCCATGCTGCAGGACATCATCGGGCTGGTGCGAAACCGCGGCCACAAGATCCTGATCGAAGGCGTCGAGACCGACGAGCAACTGGCGCTGATGCGGCGCTTCCGGATCGACCAGGTCCAGGGCTTCCACGTCGGCCGCCCTGCACCGGCAGAGACTTTCCGCACGCCGCCGGACAAGCCCCGTATGCCACTGCGAAACAGCGCCCGATCCTAA
- a CDS encoding efflux RND transporter periplasmic adaptor subunit, which translates to MRRTVELNVMFAALLALAMTGRVANASGEAAASVPVDSAAIGRTVSTLVADSRPQEWTRSFAGVFVAREEIAVGTTLTDQRIAKVEVEIGDRVAAGQVIARLETDMLENLLREAEGRVARAGATMAREAETVTQEQRKLARARQLRHLQAETILEERVSALAIAEQAVKVARADYEQAEALEAEARRKLERAVIVAPAAGIVSERLARAGALADSDPLVKLIRDGEIEFAAEVPETELPLLAVGQLVKVKLSGRSDWIEGKVRVINPKIDRETRLGTAQVTLDTGKPPFSGTFGRAEIVVAERKAIMVDDSALLYGAPDGTVSVFVVDAGKVARKTVQPGMRQGGKVEIVSGLAAGDRVVLKAGVSLREGEAVVAKDVQPMQTGKQQ; encoded by the coding sequence ATGAGACGTACAGTTGAGTTGAACGTCATGTTTGCTGCGCTGCTTGCGCTCGCCATGACCGGTCGTGTGGCGAATGCCTCCGGGGAGGCCGCTGCGTCGGTTCCCGTCGATAGCGCCGCTATCGGTCGCACGGTGTCGACACTCGTCGCCGACAGTCGCCCGCAGGAGTGGACCCGGTCCTTCGCCGGCGTCTTCGTCGCTCGCGAGGAGATTGCCGTCGGCACGACCTTGACCGATCAGCGGATCGCCAAAGTGGAGGTCGAGATCGGCGACAGGGTTGCGGCCGGGCAGGTGATTGCCCGACTGGAGACCGACATGCTGGAAAACCTTCTGCGCGAGGCGGAGGGCCGGGTGGCCCGTGCCGGTGCCACGATGGCGCGGGAGGCGGAAACCGTCACGCAGGAGCAAAGGAAGCTCGCCCGTGCCCGGCAACTGCGCCACCTTCAGGCTGAAACCATTCTCGAGGAGCGCGTCTCTGCTCTAGCGATCGCCGAACAGGCGGTAAAGGTCGCACGGGCGGACTACGAACAGGCGGAAGCCCTCGAGGCCGAGGCACGCCGTAAACTCGAACGCGCCGTGATCGTGGCGCCCGCCGCAGGTATCGTCTCCGAGCGGCTCGCCCGTGCCGGTGCGCTTGCGGACTCAGACCCGCTCGTCAAGCTGATCCGCGATGGCGAGATCGAGTTTGCGGCCGAAGTACCGGAAACGGAATTGCCGCTTCTCGCCGTCGGCCAGCTCGTCAAGGTCAAGCTCTCCGGCCGCAGTGACTGGATCGAAGGCAAAGTGCGGGTGATCAATCCGAAGATCGACCGCGAAACCCGGCTTGGAACCGCTCAGGTCACGCTGGATACCGGCAAACCGCCGTTTTCCGGTACCTTTGGCCGGGCGGAGATCGTGGTGGCCGAGCGCAAGGCGATCATGGTCGACGATTCCGCGCTGCTTTACGGGGCTCCCGACGGCACGGTTTCGGTCTTCGTCGTCGATGCCGGCAAAGTGGCGCGCAAGACGGTTCAGCCGGGCATGCGCCAGGGTGGCAAGGTCGAGATCGTCTCCGGGCTGGCAGCCGGTGACCGCGTCGTTCTCAAGGCCGGCGTATCGCTGCGCGAGGGCGAGGCGGTCGTCGCGAAGGACGTCCAGCCGATGCAGACGGGCAAGCAGCAATGA